The Arachis ipaensis cultivar K30076 chromosome B07, Araip1.1, whole genome shotgun sequence genomic interval tgatttcttttttttttaaagaagatATTTGTGAATATATGTGTTTTTTAAGGGGATAATTACATAGAGATTTGAGACGAAGATGAAGATGGAACGGGAGacatttttttaaggaaaaacaaccatttgtacccataaactTTACGAACGTtgacaaaagtacccattaaAGAAGGAAACTAACGTTGTATCCATTAAAGATGGAGTCCGTACGACAAAAGTAGCCAAATCCTAAATTtatgttgactttttaataaaattccagaATTACCCCCACCATTATCTTCAACCCCTCCTCTCTTCTTTCCCAAATCTTAAACACCTCAATTACCTAAAAACCCTAATCTCAATACCTAAAAACCCCCAAATTATCATTTTCCTAACCCTAATCTCAATACCCCTTTCAACAAATTTCAACCCTCTCTTTATTCAGCAATTtaacctttcttcttcttcttcttctatggcTTCAATGAACTTGCTGggtttctctctctcccctcaaGAACAACACACTACTActactcatcatcatcaaactcgTTTTGGGCTATTCAATCCCACTGCACAAGATGATGTAACTGCTGTTGATGATGGAAACTGCTTCGATCTCACTCCTTCCACTCATGCCGCTACTACTCTCAACCTCCCTCCTTTTCCCATCTATCAAAAACCCTTCAACAATCATCATCACCTTTCTACTCATCAAggtttaataattatttttctcttttaatttctctattattattacaaattactcttttttttttaatttttctttatcatcatagATTGGAAGGAGAATAACTACATCAACCAAAACCTGCTATTGGAAACTTCatgcaacaacaataacaatgtcGACAACAATCACCACCACCATTACCAACAACCCAAGCTCGAGAACTTCCTCGGTGGACACTCCTTCGCCGATCATCATTATGATTACGGTGCCAACTCATCGGGAGACTACCTCTTCCAAAACTGCTCTCAGCCGGAAGTTACAGCAGCAGGAGGAGAAGGCTCCGCCGACGGCAGTGGGGAAGCACAAACTCAATACACCATCAACACGTGTTGGTGAAGGAGGTGGTAAAATTGATGAAAAGAATAAAGAGAGGGTTGAAATTTGTTAAAAGGGGTATTGAGATTAGGGTTAGGAAAATGATAATTTGGGGTTTTTAGGTATTGAGATTAGGATTTTTACGTAATGGAGGTGTTTGAGATTTGGGAAAGAAGAGAGGAGGGGTTGAAGATAATGGTGGGGGTAATtctggaattttattaaaaagtcaacattTTAGGATTTGGCTACTTTTGTCGTACGGAATCTATCTTTGATGGATCCAGCGTTAGCTTCCTTCTttaatgggtacttttgtcagcattcgtaaagttcatgggtacaaatggttgtttttcctttttttaaaacGAGAGTGAGGGACGGGAAAGGAGACCCGTCGCGCCCCCACAAGTATTCATTATCATC includes:
- the LOC110264495 gene encoding uncharacterized protein LOC110264495, producing the protein MASMNLLGFSLSPQEQHTTTTHHHQTRFGLFNPTAQDDVTAVDDGNCFDLTPSTHAATTLNLPPFPIYQKPFNNHHHLSTHQDWKENNYINQNLLLETSCNNNNNVDNNHHHHYQQPKLENFLGGHSFADHHYDYGANSSGDYLFQNCSQPEVTAAGGEGSADGSGEAQTQYTINTCW